A DNA window from Loxodonta africana isolate mLoxAfr1 chromosome 7, mLoxAfr1.hap2, whole genome shotgun sequence contains the following coding sequences:
- the LOC135232118 gene encoding olfactory receptor 8K3-like, which translates to MDKHNLTALNEFILTGITDRPELQAPLFGLFLIIYMISVVGNLGIIILTKMDSKLQTPMYFFLRYLAITDLGYSTTVGPKMLVNFVVEENKISYYFCAIQLAFFLMFFISEFFILSAMSYDRYVAICHPLLYTVIMSQRVCWVLVAIPYLYSTFVSLLVTLKIFNLSFCGYNVISLFYCDCLPLVTLLCSNTRETELMILISASIDLISSLLIVLVSYLLVFVTIVRMNSAEGRHKAFSTCGSHLTVVVMFYGTLIFMYLQPKSSHSFDSDKVASIFYTLVIPMLNPLIYSLRNKDVKYALCSTWKKICDIFSTI; encoded by the coding sequence ATGGACAAACACAATCTAACAGCACTGAATGAGTTCATTCTGACGGGAATCACAGACCGCCCTGAGCTGCAGGCTCCATTGTTCGGGCTGTTCCTCATCATCTACATGATTTCAGTGGTGGGCAACTtgggcatcatcatcctcaccaagatggactccaagctacaaactcccatgtacttttttctcagatacctggctatcactgatcttgGTTACTCAACAACTGTGGGACCAAAAATGTTAGTCAATTTTGTTGTGGAGGAAAATAAAatctcctattatttttgtgctaTACAGCTAGCTTTCTTTCTTATGTTCTTcattagtgaatttttcattctgtcagcaatgtcttatgatcgttatgtggccatctgtcaccctctgctctacacagtcaTCATGTCACAAAGGGTGTGTTGGGTGTTGGTGGCAATTCCCTATCTCTACAGcacatttgtttctcttctggtcaccctaaagatttttaatttatccttctgTGGCTACAATGTCATCAGTCTTTTCTACTGTGACTGTCTCCCCTTAGTAACTCTGCTCTGCTCAAACACACGTGAAACTGAATTGATGATTCTCATCTCAGCATCTATTGATTTGATTTCATCCCTTCTAATAGTTCTTGTTTCTTACCTGCTTGTTTTTGTCACCATTGTCAGGATGAACTCAGCTGAGGGCaggcacaaggccttctccacctgtggatcccacCTGACGGTGGTGGTAAtgttctatgggactttaatctttatgtatctgcagcccaagtccagtcattcttttgacagtgataaagtggcttccatattttacaccctggttattcccatgttgaatcccttgatttatagcttgaggaacaaagatgtaaaatatgCCCTATGTAgcacatggaaaaaaatatgtgatATCTTTTCTACAATTTGA
- the LOC135232119 gene encoding olfactory receptor 8K3-like, which yields MDTHNLTALSEFILMGITDRPELQAPLFRLFLIIYMLSVVGNVGIIILTKMDSKLQTPMYFFLRHLAITDLGYSTAVGPKMLVNFVVDENTISYYFCATQLAFFILFINGEIFILSVMSYDRYVAICNPLLYTVIMSQRTCWVLMAIVYLHSTFVSLLVTIKIFNLSFCDYSVIRHFYCDGLHLLTLLCSNTHEIELILLILAAFDLISSLLIVLVSYLLILVAILRMNSAQGRHKAFSTCGSHLTVVVVFYGTLIFMYVQPKSSHSFDTDKVASIFYTLVIPMLNPLVYGLRNHDVKYALHRTLGQLCNIFSQSSLYRIIHTNYIMGFKLSSVCLQRGEQAQKHR from the coding sequence ATGGACACACACAATCTAACAGCGCTGAGTGAATTCATTCTGATGGGAATCACAGACCGCCCTGAGCTGCAGGCTCCGTTGTTCAGGCTGTTCCTCATCATCTACATGCTCTCAGTGGTGGGCAACGtgggcatcatcatcctcaccaagatggactccaagctacaaactcccatgtacttttttctcagacacctggctatcactgatcttgGTTATTCAACAGCTGTGGGACCCAAAATGCTGGTAAATTTTGTTGTGGATGAAAACACAATCTCTTATTATTTTTGTGCTACACAGctagctttttttattttgttcataaaTGGTGAAATTTTTATTCTGTCAGTAATGtcttatgaccgctatgtggccatctgtaaccctctgctctacacagtcaTCATGTCACAAAGGACATGTTGGGTGCTGATGGCAATCGTCTATCTCCACAGCACATTTGTTTCTCTTCTAGTCaccataaaaatttttaatttgtccttctgtgactacagtgtcatcaggcatttctactGTGATGGTCTCCACTTGTTAACTTTGCTCTGCTCAAACACACATGAAATCGAATTGATCCTTCTCATCTTAGCAGCTTTTGATTTGATTTCATCCCTCCTAATAGTTCTTGtttcttacctgctcattcttgtaGCCATTCTGAGGATGAACTCAGCTCAGGGCaggcacaaggccttctccacctgtggatcccacctgacggtggtggtagtgttctatgggactttaatctttatgtacgtgcagcccaagtccagtcattcctttgacactgataaagtggcttccatattttacaccctggtgatccccatgttgaatcccttggTCTATGGCTTGAGGAATCATGATGTGAAATATGCTTTACACAGGACTTTGGGACAATTATGCaatatattttctcaaagttcaCTATACCGAATCATTCATACAAATTACATTATGGGCTTTAAACTCTCTTCTGTGTGCCTCCAGAGGGGAGAGCAAGCACAAAAGCACAGATAA